From one Nonomuraea polychroma genomic stretch:
- a CDS encoding alpha/beta hydrolase family protein, with the protein MDLDRFFAELADWSDQHDESVETHRYGPLPDHEADLRLPPGATPRGLVVVIHGGFWRSRFGRETTRALCADLALRGWASWNVEYRRVGTGGGVPATLDDITAALRHLDELEPVGDVPVVLLGHSAGGQLALWAAGTRPVAAVVPLGGVCDLAEAARLRIGDGAALDFVGGTPEQRPELYDLADPMRRLPSGTPALVVHGTDDDRVPPELSRRYAEAAHKAGDPCQLLELEDVGHFEVIDPRTATWSTIVQGFEAVVETG; encoded by the coding sequence GTGGATCTTGACCGATTCTTCGCCGAGCTCGCGGACTGGTCCGATCAGCACGACGAGTCCGTGGAAACGCACCGTTACGGGCCTCTTCCCGATCATGAGGCCGATCTGCGGCTGCCTCCTGGTGCCACGCCGCGCGGTCTTGTGGTGGTGATCCACGGCGGCTTCTGGCGGTCCCGCTTCGGGCGGGAGACAACCCGGGCGCTCTGCGCCGATCTCGCCTTGCGCGGGTGGGCGAGCTGGAACGTGGAGTACCGGCGGGTCGGCACCGGCGGAGGCGTACCGGCGACACTCGACGACATCACGGCCGCCCTCCGGCACCTTGACGAGCTGGAACCGGTCGGCGACGTGCCGGTGGTGCTGCTCGGGCACTCGGCCGGCGGCCAGCTCGCGTTGTGGGCGGCCGGAACGCGACCGGTCGCCGCCGTCGTGCCGCTCGGCGGCGTCTGCGATCTGGCCGAGGCGGCGCGGCTGCGCATCGGAGACGGCGCCGCGCTCGACTTCGTCGGCGGTACGCCTGAGCAGCGGCCTGAGCTCTATGACCTGGCCGACCCGATGCGCCGGCTGCCGAGCGGAACTCCGGCACTCGTCGTCCACGGCACCGATGACGATCGCGTCCCGCCGGAGCTCAGCCGCCGGTACGCGGAGGCCGCGCATAAGGCCGGGGACCCCTGTCAGCTGCTCGAACTGGAGGATGTCGGCCACTTCGAGGTCATCGATCCGCGGACCGCGACGTGGTCCACGATCGTCCAGGGGTTCGAGGCCGTGGTGGAAACGGGCTAG
- a CDS encoding ATP-binding protein: MRPPRAKYYNTTGPCDPQRHYMLPPTPRLPQARVLIDMDRYFVLHAPRQTGKTTALRTLASELTAEGDIAALMFSCERAKAAGDDYAAAESLLLDSLRQAAEWSGWPDELLPPDPWPQVTPGSRLAVALTEWCRRCPRRLVLFFDEIDALQGDSMISILSQLRDGHNARPKGQPFPASVVLCGLRDVRDYKVASGGDPGRSNPASPFNIIAESLRLGDFTADQIAELYGQHTQATGQEFAKDAVDRVFELTQGQPWLVNALAYEISFQMGVTGAIIAGQVDEAKERLIRARATHLDSLVARLHEPRVKRVMEPVVAGAFPHVDPTFSDDLSYVRDLGLIKQKPPLEVANSIYREVILRVLGDPTEQYVMADPRSFVLPDGRFDLPRLLQEFVVFWREHGEVLIRQEGYHEAACQIILMAFLHRLVNGGGYLDREYAAGTKRLDVLVRWPYTGPDGERLMQREAMELKVWRTGGDDPLPDGLAQLDRYLDRLSLPTGVLVIFDRRPEAPPWKERGGFEQATTPSGRQVTVLRA; this comes from the coding sequence ATGCGGCCACCACGAGCGAAATACTACAACACCACCGGCCCGTGCGACCCGCAGCGCCACTACATGCTGCCCCCCACGCCGCGGCTCCCGCAGGCACGGGTGCTCATCGACATGGATCGTTACTTCGTGCTGCACGCACCCCGGCAGACCGGCAAGACGACCGCGCTACGCACCCTGGCGTCCGAGCTCACCGCCGAGGGTGACATCGCCGCCCTGATGTTCTCCTGCGAGCGTGCCAAGGCGGCCGGTGACGACTACGCGGCCGCCGAGTCGCTTCTGCTGGATTCCCTCCGTCAGGCCGCCGAGTGGTCGGGATGGCCGGACGAGCTGCTGCCACCTGATCCGTGGCCGCAGGTCACACCGGGCAGCCGGCTTGCTGTGGCGCTGACGGAGTGGTGCCGCCGCTGCCCGCGCCGGTTGGTGCTGTTCTTCGACGAGATCGACGCCCTCCAAGGCGACAGCATGATCAGCATCCTCAGCCAGCTCCGCGACGGTCACAACGCGCGGCCGAAGGGCCAGCCGTTCCCTGCCTCCGTGGTGCTGTGCGGGTTGCGCGACGTGCGTGACTACAAGGTCGCCTCGGGCGGCGACCCGGGCCGGTCGAACCCTGCGAGCCCGTTCAACATCATCGCCGAGTCGCTGCGCCTGGGCGACTTCACCGCCGATCAGATCGCCGAGCTGTACGGCCAGCACACGCAGGCGACCGGCCAGGAGTTCGCCAAGGACGCGGTGGATCGGGTCTTCGAGCTGACACAGGGACAACCGTGGCTGGTCAACGCCCTCGCCTATGAGATCAGCTTTCAGATGGGGGTGACCGGTGCCATCATCGCCGGGCAGGTGGATGAGGCCAAGGAGCGGTTGATCCGGGCGCGCGCCACCCATCTGGACTCCCTCGTGGCCCGGCTGCACGAACCCCGCGTCAAGCGGGTGATGGAGCCCGTGGTGGCCGGGGCCTTCCCCCACGTCGACCCCACCTTCTCCGACGACCTGTCCTACGTCCGCGATCTGGGCCTGATCAAGCAGAAACCTCCGCTGGAGGTGGCCAACTCGATCTATCGGGAGGTCATCCTGCGAGTGCTGGGAGACCCGACGGAACAGTACGTGATGGCCGATCCGCGCAGCTTCGTGCTGCCGGACGGCCGGTTCGACCTGCCGCGCCTGCTGCAGGAATTCGTCGTGTTCTGGCGCGAGCACGGCGAGGTGCTCATCCGGCAGGAGGGTTACCACGAGGCCGCTTGCCAGATCATCCTCATGGCCTTCCTGCACCGGTTGGTGAACGGCGGAGGGTATCTGGATCGGGAGTACGCCGCGGGCACCAAGCGCTTGGACGTCCTGGTCCGATGGCCCTACACCGGTCCCGACGGCGAACGGCTGATGCAGCGGGAGGCCATGGAGCTGAAGGTCTGGCGGACGGGCGGGGACGACCCGCTGCCCGACGGCCTGGCGCAGCTCGACCGGTATCTGGACCGGCTCAGCCTCCCCACCGGCGTGCTGGTGATCTTCGATCGGCGCCCCGAGGCCCCACCATGGAAGGAACGAGGCGGCTTCGAGCAGGCGACCACACCGTCCGGCCGCCAGGTCACCGTGCTGCGTGCATGA
- the drmD gene encoding DISARM system SNF2-like helicase DrmD yields MTGVTSEKPAIGALVAVRGQRWVVSDIEAGQTSTMVSLQSVEDGRYGHTLDVIWEVEPGSRVLPSGSLPEVTDFDAPARLGAFLDAIRWSAVTSADVKTLQAPFRSGVAIEDYQLEPVARAVDAPRVNLLLADDVGLGKTIEAGLVAQELLLRHRGRRIMIVCPAGLTLKWKDEMTEKFGLDFTIIDTERCAVVRRTHGSAANPFEVYPLTIVSLPWLRGQKAQRLLNEVLSSDKRVFDLLILDEAHHIAPAAPKQVYAVDSQQTKLIRTLAPHFTHRLFLSATPHNGYQASFTALLETLDDQRFARGVDPDPAAVKETVVRRLKRDIVNDDGTRRFLERSARAIPVHYPEDEREIHALLKEFAEARRKRLTKSRGRKAADLVTLLLKKRLFSSPAAFLHTVGVYLDTVAAKNQVTGPDEWLDEYEDYIATLDDESLAEAEDDAVNRAHPLQEGATEHEIELLTQMQRWAQRHAVRPDAKARELITYLKAVTRPDGHWTNERVVVFTEYRDTQTWLADLLRQEGLDRLELLHGGLNADERERIRQAFQKDPEEYPVRILLATDAAGEGIDLQNHCHRLINYDIPFNPNKLEQRIGRIDRYGQRHTPDIRHFVGVFKGETVDSYEADLEFLSRIAEKVARQQKDLGPVNAVISQRVQRRMLGEHVAIDDIDEAAPKEDVPAETNVGDQVRRLRANLDETVRELRITPQNVKRVVDTALDLARQQPLKPYLDDKHLTEGLFEVPPLTGSWERAGAGLLEKITPEGETPKQRPITFDPRAVKDLRDDVVLAHLNHPLVAMSTRLLRAAVSNPEIGLHRVTAVVSDDPALETTLIGAYARYVLVGGDGVRLHEEVLYAGGWAQSSGRFRRLDTLSTLGPILDRALTQGLPAAPHLHRQLVDLWPRMRSGVIDAIDARAKTRRESLENLLAKRRESEQNRIIANLDQFAATLRAKLAEDEEGDALFSVAEIRDAEEYRQYKKDRDSWTQRLSRLSDERDRELEAIDARYRDPQEHLFPVALIFVVPAQEAAR; encoded by the coding sequence GTGACGGGTGTGACCTCGGAGAAGCCGGCCATCGGCGCATTAGTCGCCGTTCGCGGGCAACGCTGGGTGGTCAGTGACATCGAGGCGGGGCAGACCAGCACAATGGTGAGCCTGCAGAGCGTCGAAGACGGCCGCTACGGCCACACCCTCGATGTCATCTGGGAGGTCGAGCCCGGCAGCCGGGTCCTGCCCAGCGGATCCCTCCCCGAGGTCACCGACTTCGACGCCCCCGCCAGGCTCGGCGCCTTCCTCGACGCGATCCGCTGGTCAGCCGTCACCTCGGCCGACGTGAAGACGTTGCAGGCACCCTTCCGGTCCGGCGTGGCGATCGAGGACTACCAGCTGGAGCCGGTCGCCCGCGCCGTCGACGCCCCCAGGGTCAACCTGCTGCTCGCCGATGACGTCGGTCTCGGTAAGACCATCGAGGCGGGACTGGTCGCCCAGGAACTGCTCCTGCGCCACCGCGGCCGGCGCATCATGATCGTCTGTCCGGCCGGACTGACGCTCAAGTGGAAGGACGAGATGACCGAGAAGTTCGGCCTCGACTTCACGATCATCGACACCGAGCGCTGCGCCGTGGTCCGCCGCACGCACGGGAGCGCCGCCAATCCGTTCGAGGTCTATCCGCTGACCATCGTCAGCCTCCCTTGGCTGCGCGGCCAGAAGGCCCAGCGACTGCTCAACGAGGTGCTGAGCTCGGACAAGAGAGTCTTCGACCTGCTCATCCTCGACGAGGCGCACCACATCGCGCCGGCCGCCCCCAAGCAGGTCTACGCGGTCGACTCCCAGCAGACCAAGCTGATCCGGACCCTCGCCCCCCACTTCACCCACCGCCTGTTCCTGTCGGCAACTCCGCACAACGGCTATCAGGCGTCCTTTACCGCGCTCCTGGAAACGCTCGACGATCAGCGCTTCGCCCGCGGCGTCGACCCCGATCCCGCCGCCGTCAAGGAAACGGTCGTCCGCCGGCTCAAGCGCGACATCGTCAACGACGACGGCACCAGGCGCTTTCTGGAGCGCAGCGCCCGCGCGATCCCGGTTCACTATCCCGAGGACGAGCGGGAGATCCACGCCCTCCTCAAGGAGTTCGCCGAGGCTCGCAGGAAGCGCCTGACCAAGAGCAGGGGCCGTAAGGCGGCCGACCTGGTGACGCTGCTGCTGAAGAAGCGCCTGTTCTCCAGCCCTGCTGCCTTCCTGCACACCGTCGGCGTCTACCTCGACACCGTCGCCGCCAAGAATCAGGTGACCGGCCCCGACGAGTGGCTCGACGAGTACGAGGACTACATCGCGACCCTTGACGACGAGTCCCTGGCCGAGGCCGAGGACGACGCGGTCAACCGCGCCCACCCGCTGCAGGAGGGCGCCACCGAGCACGAGATCGAGCTGCTGACCCAGATGCAGCGCTGGGCGCAGCGGCACGCCGTGCGACCGGATGCCAAGGCACGGGAGCTCATCACCTACCTCAAGGCGGTGACCAGACCCGATGGTCACTGGACCAACGAGCGCGTCGTGGTCTTCACCGAATACCGCGACACCCAGACCTGGCTCGCCGACCTGCTCCGCCAGGAGGGCCTCGACCGGCTCGAACTCCTCCACGGCGGCCTGAACGCCGACGAGCGCGAGCGGATCAGGCAGGCGTTCCAGAAGGACCCCGAGGAGTACCCGGTCCGCATCCTCCTGGCCACCGACGCCGCCGGCGAAGGCATTGACCTGCAGAACCACTGCCACCGCCTGATCAACTACGACATCCCGTTCAACCCCAACAAGCTGGAGCAGCGGATCGGGCGCATCGACCGGTACGGCCAGCGCCACACCCCCGACATCCGCCACTTCGTCGGCGTCTTCAAGGGCGAGACCGTCGACTCCTACGAGGCCGACCTGGAGTTCCTCTCCCGGATCGCCGAGAAGGTCGCCCGCCAGCAGAAAGACCTCGGCCCGGTCAACGCGGTGATCTCCCAGCGGGTCCAGCGCCGCATGCTCGGCGAGCACGTCGCCATCGACGACATCGACGAGGCCGCGCCCAAGGAGGACGTGCCGGCCGAGACCAACGTCGGCGACCAGGTCCGCAGGCTCCGGGCCAACCTCGACGAGACGGTCCGCGAGCTGCGGATCACTCCCCAGAACGTCAAGCGCGTCGTCGACACCGCGCTCGACCTGGCGCGCCAGCAGCCGCTCAAGCCGTACCTCGACGACAAGCACCTCACCGAGGGCCTGTTCGAGGTGCCGCCGCTCACCGGCTCGTGGGAACGGGCCGGTGCCGGGCTGCTGGAGAAGATCACCCCTGAGGGCGAGACGCCGAAGCAGCGGCCGATCACCTTCGACCCGCGGGCCGTCAAGGACCTGCGTGACGATGTGGTCCTCGCGCACCTCAATCACCCGCTCGTCGCCATGTCGACCCGGCTGCTCCGCGCCGCCGTGTCCAACCCCGAGATCGGCCTGCACCGCGTGACCGCCGTCGTCAGCGACGACCCCGCGCTGGAGACGACGCTGATCGGTGCCTACGCCCGTTACGTCCTGGTCGGCGGCGACGGCGTCCGGCTGCACGAAGAGGTCCTGTACGCCGGAGGGTGGGCGCAGAGCAGTGGGCGCTTCCGCCGCCTCGACACCCTGAGCACGCTCGGCCCCATCCTGGACCGCGCGCTCACCCAGGGCCTGCCCGCTGCCCCGCATCTGCACAGGCAGCTCGTCGACCTGTGGCCGAGAATGCGTTCGGGCGTGATCGACGCGATCGACGCTCGTGCGAAGACCCGGCGTGAGTCGCTGGAGAACCTGCTGGCCAAGCGCCGCGAGTCCGAGCAGAACCGGATCATCGCCAATCTTGACCAGTTCGCCGCCACGCTCCGCGCGAAGCTGGCCGAGGACGAAGAGGGTGACGCCCTCTTCAGCGTCGCCGAGATCAGGGACGCGGAGGAGTACCGCCAGTACAAGAAGGACCGGGACTCCTGGACTCAGCGCCTGTCCCGGCTGTCAGATGAGCGAGACCGCGAGCTGGAGGCGATCGACGCCCGCTACCGGGACCCGCAGGAGCACCTCTTCCCCGTCGCCCTGATCTTCGTCGTGCCCGCGCAGGAGGCCGCCAGATGA
- a CDS encoding acyl-CoA dehydrogenase family protein, with protein MGRYLVEPFDRSDRYATERYQGAAGRNWWACDPTLHLLMRRHLGEGFAWAEPRLDRLGALMGGLVAECAEETDRHPPRLEKYDKWGRDVSQVVMPPSFQAARQALMEDNFTAPSFAEEARAHGADPAALAAAWTYLLDQADIGMGCALGTGGDMVVQLAEKHAPPDVRDRVREIFANGFYSGEAAQMFTERTGGSDLAALEAAAVPSGDSWRLSGFKWFASNANGSAFVVLARLPEGAVAPFLVLWDRRDGSRNGVRIRRLKDKLGTRSVASAEVEFTDAEAFLLAGQGSGSGLGTMMKLTNSSRLGVAMMGLGVARRALVESICYARAREAFGRPLIDQPLMRRKLAELIVEVEAAQALVFDGHAGPRLRLAPALIKLRAARLGVTAASDAIEIHGGNGYIEQWPVARLLRDAQVNPIWEGGDNILCLDVRRAMVRENAHEPFLERLEAAVDQAPPGSGDLVRERIEDLRKAITAWSSLEPSVAEARLFPLAQLMADVYAAALLLEQAGWEQRSGHGDRKALVARLYAEAHLADHGPLRGIDRPAEELEHFDDLVVGAVTL; from the coding sequence CGCTACGCCACTGAGCGCTACCAGGGCGCGGCCGGGCGCAACTGGTGGGCCTGCGATCCCACGCTGCACCTGCTCATGCGGCGGCACCTGGGCGAGGGCTTCGCCTGGGCCGAGCCGCGCCTGGACCGGCTGGGCGCGCTCATGGGCGGGCTCGTGGCCGAGTGCGCCGAGGAGACCGACCGCCATCCGCCGCGGTTGGAGAAGTACGACAAGTGGGGCAGGGACGTCAGCCAGGTCGTCATGCCGCCGTCGTTCCAGGCCGCCCGGCAGGCGCTCATGGAGGACAACTTCACCGCGCCGTCGTTCGCGGAGGAGGCCCGGGCTCACGGGGCGGATCCGGCGGCGCTCGCCGCCGCGTGGACGTATTTGCTCGACCAGGCCGACATCGGGATGGGCTGCGCGCTCGGCACGGGCGGCGACATGGTGGTGCAGCTAGCCGAGAAGCACGCGCCGCCGGACGTACGCGATCGGGTACGGGAGATCTTCGCGAACGGCTTCTACTCCGGCGAGGCCGCTCAGATGTTCACCGAGCGGACGGGCGGCTCGGACCTGGCGGCGCTGGAGGCCGCCGCCGTGCCATCTGGGGACTCCTGGCGGCTGTCCGGCTTCAAGTGGTTCGCCTCCAACGCCAACGGATCCGCGTTCGTGGTGCTCGCCCGGCTGCCCGAGGGGGCGGTGGCGCCGTTCCTGGTGTTGTGGGATCGGCGGGACGGCAGCCGCAACGGGGTACGGATCAGGCGGCTCAAGGACAAGCTCGGCACCAGGTCCGTCGCCTCGGCCGAGGTCGAGTTCACCGACGCGGAGGCGTTCCTGCTGGCCGGGCAGGGCTCCGGGTCAGGCCTCGGGACCATGATGAAGCTCACCAACTCCTCCAGGCTCGGCGTGGCCATGATGGGTCTCGGCGTGGCCAGGCGCGCGCTGGTGGAGTCGATCTGCTACGCCCGCGCCCGCGAGGCGTTCGGCCGCCCGCTCATCGACCAGCCGCTCATGCGCCGCAAGCTGGCCGAGCTGATCGTCGAGGTCGAAGCCGCGCAGGCGCTCGTCTTCGACGGTCATGCCGGCCCCCGGCTGCGCCTGGCCCCCGCCCTGATCAAGCTGCGCGCGGCCCGGCTCGGCGTGACGGCCGCCAGCGACGCGATCGAGATACACGGCGGCAACGGCTACATCGAGCAGTGGCCGGTCGCCAGGCTCCTGCGCGACGCCCAGGTCAACCCGATCTGGGAGGGCGGCGACAACATCCTGTGCCTGGACGTCCGGCGCGCGATGGTGCGCGAGAACGCCCACGAGCCGTTCCTCGAACGGCTGGAAGCGGCCGTCGACCAGGCCCCTCCCGGCTCCGGAGACCTCGTGCGGGAACGGATCGAGGATCTCCGCAAGGCGATCACCGCCTGGTCGTCGCTGGAGCCCTCGGTGGCCGAGGCGCGGCTGTTCCCGCTGGCCCAGCTCATGGCGGACGTCTACGCCGCCGCCCTGCTGCTGGAACAGGCGGGCTGGGAGCAGCGCTCGGGCCACGGCGACCGCAAGGCTTTGGTCGCCCGCCTCTACGCCGAGGCCCACCTCGCCGACCACGGCCCGCTCCGCGGGATCGACCGCCCGGCGGAGGAATTGGAGCACTTCGACGATCTGGTCGTGGGGGCGGTGACGCTCTAG